TACCAATTAGGGCGGTTTCCTGCGGATTTCCAGGGTGAAAATTCCAGGACCTTAACCTCATTATTATACTTCGAATTCGAAAACTTCCCCTCTCTCAGGGATTTTTGTTTCCCAACCATATACTTTACGGATCCGATTTCCCAAGATACGACTGGCATCCTCTTCCCCATGAACAATGAATACTTGTTTAGGAGCTATTTTTATCTTGGATAACCAAGAGACAAGTTCGGACTGATCAGCATGAGCGGATAATCCGTCTATATTTTGAACATCACATCTTACCTCATGATATTTTCCTCGAATCTTAATCTCAGTATCTCCTCTTAGCAACTTATTGCCTCTGGTCTCTCTTGCTTGGTAGCCTACGAATAATACTAACGAGTTAGGATCTCCTAAGGAATGTTCCAAATAGGAAAGAACTCTACCTCCCGTAGCCATCCCACTCCCAGCGATCACAATTTTAGGACCTTTTTTATTAGCTATTTTTTTGGTCTCAAAAGATTCGGTGATGCAGATTATATCCTCTTTCAATTCGGATAATTCCTCTTCCTTTAGCTTATGCCATTCAGCGCCATAAACATTAAATAAATCTAAAACTTTGGAACCCATAGGAGAATCCATATAGACAGGAATATTAGGGATCTCGCCTTCCTTCATCAATTTCCAAATCAAATACATAACTGCCTGGATCCTTTCTACTGCAAAACAAGGAATGATAATAGTTCCTTTGGAAGTGGAAAATTCGTGAATTAGCTGAGCCAAACGTTTAATCGGATTTCCTCTGTGTATCCGATTCCCGTAAGTGGATTCTATTAAGATAATATCTCCTTCTTCCGGTTTTTCCGGAGGAAATAAAAGAGGGTCCTCTTCTCTTCCGATATCTCCTGAAAAAATAAGGGATTTATTTCCGAGTTTCAACTCAATGAAGCTCGCTCCCAAAATATGTCCATTGTATCTAAAACGAAATCGTATATTAGGTTCTAAATCAAACCATTCTCCTAATTCTACTGAATGAAATAGTTCGACCGTTTTTTCGGCATCATCGCTATCATATAATGGAAAAGCAGGCTTATGCTTGGAATATCCGCCCGAATTTGCGAGTTCAGCATCTTCTTCCTGTAATTTTGCACTATCTTTCAGAACTATATTCGATACATCTAATGTAGGTTTAGTACCGAATATTTTCCCCCTGAATCCCTTTTTAACTACTCTCGGCAAGTAACCGCAATGGTCTAAATGGCCATGTGTAAGAAGAATATAATCTATTTCCGTTGGGAAAAATTGGTCTGAGTCCCAGTTTAGAAGCCTTAACTTTTTCTCTCCTTGAAAAAGTCCACAGTCGACAAGGATTGTTTTACCGAAGGCTTTTATAAGGTATTTAGAACCGGTAACAGTTCCCACTCCTCCTAAAAATTGAAGACTAACGAAACGTTCGTTCTGATTCTCCACTTACATTTCTCCTTTTGATGGACTTTTTCCGAACTTACCGGAAGGAAAAAAGGATAAGTAAATTTTTTCCTAAGTCAATGGCAGAGATGAGATACGGGGAAATCAGTTCTTAAACGGCAAAATTACAGGGTAAAAAATTAGAGAAGTTCTTTAATCTTAGAGATATACTTCCTTCCAACCGGAAGTTGTGTTTCGTCCTCATCTTTTAAATGAACGGAATAATTTCCCATATTATCACTTTGTAGATGAGATAACTTTTCTAGATTGATTATGTATTGTTTATATATTCGTAAAAACTTAGCAGGTGGAAGTTTTTGCTCCAGACTTTTTAAGGACTTGTAAGTCACATATTGCCTTTTTTCCGTGTGGACCACGCTGAAATTATCTCTAGACGAAATATAAATAATTTCTCCGTAAGGAATGAGAAAATGATTTTCCTTTTCTAAAATAAAAAGTCCGTGTTCGTTAAAAACATTCTTGGAAGGTTTGTCCGCCTCATTTCCCAAGATTTCCAAAGCTCGATCCACTGCCTTAAAAAATCTCTCTTTAGAAAATGGTTTGAGAAGATAGTCGATCACGCCGAATTCGAATGCTTCGATCGCTTTATCTCTTAGCGCAGTGATAAATATGATATAAGGTGGGTTTTCCAGTTTTTCTAAAATATCCAAACCGGAACGGATGGGAAGATTGATGTCTAAAAATGCGAGATGAAATTCTTCGTTCTGGAGATACTCCAAAGCTTCTTCGCCGTCTTTGGCTACTTTTACTAATTTTAATTCAGGACGAGCTAAACAATAATTTACAAGCAATTCCCTGGTAGGCGCTTCGTCCTCAACGATAAGTGTTCTCCATTCTGTCATTGTTTCTAATTTTTCGCGGATTTAAAACCGATCGTGACGATGGCTCCACCCTCCGGATGATTTTCGATCCTCACTTCGGAATCGTAAAGATAAAATTTCAGACGTTCAGAGATGTTTGCAATACTTCTAGAATGAATATTTGCATCGCTTAATCCTTTCCCATCATCTCGGATAGTCACTAAAGTTTTTCCGTCTTGGATAGAAGCTTTCACGCTGATTTTTCCCTTTCCTTTTCGATCTCTTAAACCATGTATATACGAATTTTCTACAAGAGGTTGTAAGGTCAAAGGTGGAATCTGGCATTGTTTAAAATTACCCTCTTTTTCGGACTCAACTTCCAAAAAGTCGGAAAATCTGAGTTTTAATAATTGTAGATAGTTTTCCATAAATTCCCATTCTATATCGAAAGGAACGAGCTGCAGATTTGCCTGATCCATTAAAAATCTATAATTATCAGCAAGCATTAATATGGCGGAATCCGCAAGCCCAGGATTTGTCTGCAAATAAGAGTGAATAATGCTCAATGTATTAAAAAGAAAATGGGGGCTCATCCTATCTTGTAGGATCTTCAGATTATTCTCCGCATGCCTAGCCTTCTCTTCCGTTTCTTTTCTTTCCGTGATATCATTACGGATAGCCAGATATTGGTAAGGTTTTCCGTTACTATCCAAAATAGGGGAAATAGTCGTATCCACCCA
This genomic window from Leptospira neocaledonica contains:
- a CDS encoding PAS domain S-box protein, yielding MENEVRMKKVLDNMPILFFSLDENLRPVSWNHECERVLGFSSEEILNDPNFSFKNLIQVKEEGESSGFNPGFLNSDFKNWELDLISKEGKLKLVSLSNISSEFPLFGSTNWFVGVDITRTKEIERELKSSLKELSDFQTALNAVSIVAITDKAGTIIYVNQNFCDISGYSRDELLGHNHRIINSGYHPKEFFTDLWKTISKGKIWKGEIQNKAKDGRYYWVDTTISPILDSNGKPYQYLAIRNDITERKETEEKARHAENNLKILQDRMSPHFLFNTLSIIHSYLQTNPGLADSAILMLADNYRFLMDQANLQLVPFDIEWEFMENYLQLLKLRFSDFLEVESEKEGNFKQCQIPPLTLQPLVENSYIHGLRDRKGKGKISVKASIQDGKTLVTIRDDGKGLSDANIHSRSIANISERLKFYLYDSEVRIENHPEGGAIVTIGFKSAKN
- a CDS encoding MBL fold metallo-hydrolase RNA specificity domain-containing protein, with translation MENQNERFVSLQFLGGVGTVTGSKYLIKAFGKTILVDCGLFQGEKKLRLLNWDSDQFFPTEIDYILLTHGHLDHCGYLPRVVKKGFRGKIFGTKPTLDVSNIVLKDSAKLQEEDAELANSGGYSKHKPAFPLYDSDDAEKTVELFHSVELGEWFDLEPNIRFRFRYNGHILGASFIELKLGNKSLIFSGDIGREEDPLLFPPEKPEEGDIILIESTYGNRIHRGNPIKRLAQLIHEFSTSKGTIIIPCFAVERIQAVMYLIWKLMKEGEIPNIPVYMDSPMGSKVLDLFNVYGAEWHKLKEEELSELKEDIICITESFETKKIANKKGPKIVIAGSGMATGGRVLSYLEHSLGDPNSLVLFVGYQARETRGNKLLRGDTEIKIRGKYHEVRCDVQNIDGLSAHADQSELVSWLSKIKIAPKQVFIVHGEEDASRILGNRIRKVYGWETKIPERGEVFEFEV
- a CDS encoding LytR/AlgR family response regulator transcription factor produces the protein MTEWRTLIVEDEAPTRELLVNYCLARPELKLVKVAKDGEEALEYLQNEEFHLAFLDINLPIRSGLDILEKLENPPYIIFITALRDKAIEAFEFGVIDYLLKPFSKERFFKAVDRALEILGNEADKPSKNVFNEHGLFILEKENHFLIPYGEIIYISSRDNFSVVHTEKRQYVTYKSLKSLEQKLPPAKFLRIYKQYIINLEKLSHLQSDNMGNYSVHLKDEDETQLPVGRKYISKIKELL